A region of Takifugu flavidus isolate HTHZ2018 chromosome 2, ASM371156v2, whole genome shotgun sequence DNA encodes the following proteins:
- the LOC130519844 gene encoding NACHT, LRR and PYD domains-containing protein 12-like isoform X2, whose amino-acid sequence MSECVMEEEERAESTVSSCVSKKSDRSKGHPINFGIEPQGSPLKMDEDRAASTVPSCVSLKSDHSIGRGIDFRSSDKFERGEHILSNWDQAAPPGESSCSQSGSRSGDAEMKPKQRSDLQEVIEGHKMSLKRRCEHVTEGTNEAGSGTLLNKIYTELYITEGQSEEVDTQHEVRQLERTSKKNIQDTPIKCQDIFKVLSEQQRHIRVVLTNGVAGVGKTFSVQKFSLDWAEGLENQDISLVLPLSWRELNLIRHEQHSLLSLLHVFHPTLQKIRAEDLTVWKLLFIFDGLDESRFSLGFNKHQVISDVTQVSSVGVLLVNLIQGNLLPSALIWITSRPAAAYQIPPSCVDRITEVRGFTDSQKEEYFRRRFSDEDLSKRIISHIKASRSLHIMCLIPVFCWITAIVLEDMMTRDQRGELPKTLTDLYSRFLMVQIKRKKQKYGGKQRPEELTEADKELLLKLGRLAFKHLKKGNIMFYSEDLEKCGLDVSEVSVYSGVSTEIFKRESVIFQKSVYCFVHLSIQEFLAAVYMFHLYTRKDTVVINNFLKFSKPNRFSRLTWLFTNYDPVTFLDDFLRRALMKSLESKNGHLDLFVRFLHGLSLESNQRILGGLLDQMESHPETTQKVLNNLKEVNSDEISPDRSINIFHCLMEMKDQSVHQEIQEFLKSGKKSKRRLSEIHCSALAYLLQMSEEVLDELNLQQYNTSDEGRRRLIPAVRNCRKAELSGSFLSKSHWEVVASAMTSNPSHLRELDLSTNQSPTDADVELLSSAMMHPNCRLETLRLSCCSLSKISCDSLASALRSNPSHLRVLDLSENQLKDPGVKLLCGFLQDPLCELKTLRLWRCRLSEISCDSLVSALRSNPSHLRVLDLSRNQLNDPGVKLLCGFLQDPLCELKTLSLWGCSLSETSCDSVASALKSYLSHLRVLDLSHNTLQDSGVKRLCSGLESPNCKLERLRLIDCRLTEISCGSLAWALRSNPSHLRKLDLSWNQLKDSGVKRLCGFLHSPNCRLESLRLRSCSLSEISCGSLASALRSNPSHLRVLDLGQNQLKDSELKLLSDLVKNPHYGLETLRR is encoded by the exons atgagcgaatgtgtgatggaagaggaagagagagcagagtccacagtgtccagctgtgtgtccaagaagagcgacaggtccaaagggcACCCTATAAACTTCGGTATCgaacctcaaggctcacctttaaa gatggacgaggacagagcagcgtccacagtgcccagctgtgtgtccctgaagagtgaccactccataGGTAGaggaatagacttcagaagttcagacaaatt tgagaggggggagcacatcctatcaaactgggaccaggcagctccaccaggagagtcctcttgttcacaatctggaagcagatctggagatgctgaaatgaagcccaaacaaa gaagtgatctgcaggaggtgatagaaggtcataagatgagtctgaagagaagatgtgaacatgtgactgaaggaactaatgaagcaggaagtggaaccctgctgaacaagatctacactgagctctacatcactgagggacaaagtgaggaggtggacacacaacatgaggtgagacagcttgagagaacctccaagaagaacatccaggacactccaatcaagtgccaggacatcttcaaagtcttatctgagcaacagagacacatcagagtggttctgaccaacggtgtcgccggcgttggaaaaaccttctcagtgcagaagttcagtctggactgggcagaaggtttggagaaccaagacatcagtctggtgcttccactctcatggagggagctgaacttgatcagacatgagcagcacagtcttctctcactgcttcatgttttccatccaacattacaaaagatcagagcagaagatctgactgtctggaaacttctgttcatctttgatggcctggatgaaagcagattttcactgggtttcaacaagcatcaggtcatctctgatgtcacacaagtatcatccgttggcgtgctcctggtgaacctcatccaggggaacctgcttccctcagctctcatctggatcacctccagacctgcagcagcctatcagattcctccctcgtgtgttgacaggatcacagaagtacgaggcttcactgactcccagaaggaggagtacttcaggaggaggttcagtgatgaagatctgtccaagagaatcatctcacacatcaaggcctccaggagcctccacatcatgtgtctgatcccagttttctgctggatcactgctatagttctggaggacatgatgaccagagaccagagaggagagctgcccaaaaccctgactgacctctattcacgcttcctgatggttcagataaagaggaagaagcagaagtatggaggaaaacagagaccagaggaactgactgaggctgataaagaactccttctgaagttgggtcggctggcgtttaaacatctgaagaaaggaaacatcatgttctactcagaagacctggagaaatgtggactggacgtctccgaggtgtcggtgtactcaggagtttctacagagatcttcaaaagagagagtgtgatcttccagaaatcagtctactgctttgttcatctgagcattcaggagtttctggctgccgtctacatgttccacctttacaccaggaaagacacagtggttataaataacTTCCTAAAATTCTCGAAACCAAACCGCTTTTCCAGGTTAACATGGTTGTttacaaattacgatccagtcacatttcttgatgacttcctcaggagagcactaatgaaatctcttgaaagtaaaaatggccacctggacttgtttgttcgcttccttcatggtctctctctggagtccaatcagaggatcttgggtggactgttggatcagatggagagccacccagaaaccacccagaaggtcctcaacaacctgaaggaggtgaacagtgatgaaatctccccagacagaagcatcaacatcttccactgtctgatggagatgaaggatcagtcagtccatcaggagatccaagagttcctgaagtcagggaagaaatcaaagaggagactgtcagagatccactgttcagctctggcctacctgctgcagatgtcagaggaggttctggatgagctgaacctgcagcagtacaacacctcagatgagggacgacgtcgcctgattccagctgtgaggaactgcaggaaggccga actgtctggtagttttctttcaaagagtcattgggaagttgtggcctcagcaatgacgtcaaacccttctcatctacgggagctggacttaagcacGAACCAAAGCccgacagatgccgacgtagagttactgtcttctgcaatgatgcatccaaactgcagactggagacgctcag GCTGtcgtgctgcagtttatcaaagatcagctgtgactctctggcctcggcgctgaggtccaatccctcccatctgagggttctggacctgagtgagaaccagttgaaggatccaggagtgaagctgctctgtggttttctccaggatcctctctgtgagctgaagactctcag gctgtggcgctgcagattatcagagatcagctgtgactctctggtctcggcgctgaggtccaatccctcccatctgagggttctggacctgagtaggaaccagctgaatgatccaggagtgaagctgctctgtggttttctccaggatcctctctgtgagctgaagactctcag cctatggggctgcagtttatcagagaccagctgtgattctgtggcctcagctctgaagtcctacctctcccatctgagggttctggacctgagccacaacacgttgcaggattcaggagtgaagcggctctgttctggactggagagtccaaactgtaaactggagaggctcag attaattGACTGCAGATTaacagagatcagctgtggctctctggcctgggcgctgaggtccaatccctcccatctcagaaaactggacctgagttggaaccagttgaaggattcaggagtgaagcggctctgtggttttctccactctccaaactgccgactggaatctctgag attaaggagctgcagtttatcagagatcagctgtggctctctggcctcggcgctgaggtccaatccctcccatctgagggttctggacctgggtcagaaccagctgaaggattcagagctgaagctgctgtctgatctcgtaaagaatccacactatgggctggagacattgagacggtag
- the LOC130519844 gene encoding NACHT, LRR and PYD domains-containing protein 12-like isoform X1, which yields MSRLFLLNHLDSHLKMSECVMEEEERAESTVSSCVSKKSDRSKGHPINFGIEPQGSPLKMDEDRAASTVPSCVSLKSDHSIGRGIDFRSSDKFERGEHILSNWDQAAPPGESSCSQSGSRSGDAEMKPKQRSDLQEVIEGHKMSLKRRCEHVTEGTNEAGSGTLLNKIYTELYITEGQSEEVDTQHEVRQLERTSKKNIQDTPIKCQDIFKVLSEQQRHIRVVLTNGVAGVGKTFSVQKFSLDWAEGLENQDISLVLPLSWRELNLIRHEQHSLLSLLHVFHPTLQKIRAEDLTVWKLLFIFDGLDESRFSLGFNKHQVISDVTQVSSVGVLLVNLIQGNLLPSALIWITSRPAAAYQIPPSCVDRITEVRGFTDSQKEEYFRRRFSDEDLSKRIISHIKASRSLHIMCLIPVFCWITAIVLEDMMTRDQRGELPKTLTDLYSRFLMVQIKRKKQKYGGKQRPEELTEADKELLLKLGRLAFKHLKKGNIMFYSEDLEKCGLDVSEVSVYSGVSTEIFKRESVIFQKSVYCFVHLSIQEFLAAVYMFHLYTRKDTVVINNFLKFSKPNRFSRLTWLFTNYDPVTFLDDFLRRALMKSLESKNGHLDLFVRFLHGLSLESNQRILGGLLDQMESHPETTQKVLNNLKEVNSDEISPDRSINIFHCLMEMKDQSVHQEIQEFLKSGKKSKRRLSEIHCSALAYLLQMSEEVLDELNLQQYNTSDEGRRRLIPAVRNCRKAELSGSFLSKSHWEVVASAMTSNPSHLRELDLSTNQSPTDADVELLSSAMMHPNCRLETLRLSCCSLSKISCDSLASALRSNPSHLRVLDLSENQLKDPGVKLLCGFLQDPLCELKTLRLWRCRLSEISCDSLVSALRSNPSHLRVLDLSRNQLNDPGVKLLCGFLQDPLCELKTLSLWGCSLSETSCDSVASALKSYLSHLRVLDLSHNTLQDSGVKRLCSGLESPNCKLERLRLIDCRLTEISCGSLAWALRSNPSHLRKLDLSWNQLKDSGVKRLCGFLHSPNCRLESLRLRSCSLSEISCGSLASALRSNPSHLRVLDLGQNQLKDSELKLLSDLVKNPHYGLETLRR from the exons atgtcaag actgttcctgcttaaccatttagactcacatttaaaaatgagcgaatgtgtgatggaagaggaagagagagcagagtccacagtgtccagctgtgtgtccaagaagagcgacaggtccaaagggcACCCTATAAACTTCGGTATCgaacctcaaggctcacctttaaa gatggacgaggacagagcagcgtccacagtgcccagctgtgtgtccctgaagagtgaccactccataGGTAGaggaatagacttcagaagttcagacaaatt tgagaggggggagcacatcctatcaaactgggaccaggcagctccaccaggagagtcctcttgttcacaatctggaagcagatctggagatgctgaaatgaagcccaaacaaa gaagtgatctgcaggaggtgatagaaggtcataagatgagtctgaagagaagatgtgaacatgtgactgaaggaactaatgaagcaggaagtggaaccctgctgaacaagatctacactgagctctacatcactgagggacaaagtgaggaggtggacacacaacatgaggtgagacagcttgagagaacctccaagaagaacatccaggacactccaatcaagtgccaggacatcttcaaagtcttatctgagcaacagagacacatcagagtggttctgaccaacggtgtcgccggcgttggaaaaaccttctcagtgcagaagttcagtctggactgggcagaaggtttggagaaccaagacatcagtctggtgcttccactctcatggagggagctgaacttgatcagacatgagcagcacagtcttctctcactgcttcatgttttccatccaacattacaaaagatcagagcagaagatctgactgtctggaaacttctgttcatctttgatggcctggatgaaagcagattttcactgggtttcaacaagcatcaggtcatctctgatgtcacacaagtatcatccgttggcgtgctcctggtgaacctcatccaggggaacctgcttccctcagctctcatctggatcacctccagacctgcagcagcctatcagattcctccctcgtgtgttgacaggatcacagaagtacgaggcttcactgactcccagaaggaggagtacttcaggaggaggttcagtgatgaagatctgtccaagagaatcatctcacacatcaaggcctccaggagcctccacatcatgtgtctgatcccagttttctgctggatcactgctatagttctggaggacatgatgaccagagaccagagaggagagctgcccaaaaccctgactgacctctattcacgcttcctgatggttcagataaagaggaagaagcagaagtatggaggaaaacagagaccagaggaactgactgaggctgataaagaactccttctgaagttgggtcggctggcgtttaaacatctgaagaaaggaaacatcatgttctactcagaagacctggagaaatgtggactggacgtctccgaggtgtcggtgtactcaggagtttctacagagatcttcaaaagagagagtgtgatcttccagaaatcagtctactgctttgttcatctgagcattcaggagtttctggctgccgtctacatgttccacctttacaccaggaaagacacagtggttataaataacTTCCTAAAATTCTCGAAACCAAACCGCTTTTCCAGGTTAACATGGTTGTttacaaattacgatccagtcacatttcttgatgacttcctcaggagagcactaatgaaatctcttgaaagtaaaaatggccacctggacttgtttgttcgcttccttcatggtctctctctggagtccaatcagaggatcttgggtggactgttggatcagatggagagccacccagaaaccacccagaaggtcctcaacaacctgaaggaggtgaacagtgatgaaatctccccagacagaagcatcaacatcttccactgtctgatggagatgaaggatcagtcagtccatcaggagatccaagagttcctgaagtcagggaagaaatcaaagaggagactgtcagagatccactgttcagctctggcctacctgctgcagatgtcagaggaggttctggatgagctgaacctgcagcagtacaacacctcagatgagggacgacgtcgcctgattccagctgtgaggaactgcaggaaggccga actgtctggtagttttctttcaaagagtcattgggaagttgtggcctcagcaatgacgtcaaacccttctcatctacgggagctggacttaagcacGAACCAAAGCccgacagatgccgacgtagagttactgtcttctgcaatgatgcatccaaactgcagactggagacgctcag GCTGtcgtgctgcagtttatcaaagatcagctgtgactctctggcctcggcgctgaggtccaatccctcccatctgagggttctggacctgagtgagaaccagttgaaggatccaggagtgaagctgctctgtggttttctccaggatcctctctgtgagctgaagactctcag gctgtggcgctgcagattatcagagatcagctgtgactctctggtctcggcgctgaggtccaatccctcccatctgagggttctggacctgagtaggaaccagctgaatgatccaggagtgaagctgctctgtggttttctccaggatcctctctgtgagctgaagactctcag cctatggggctgcagtttatcagagaccagctgtgattctgtggcctcagctctgaagtcctacctctcccatctgagggttctggacctgagccacaacacgttgcaggattcaggagtgaagcggctctgttctggactggagagtccaaactgtaaactggagaggctcag attaattGACTGCAGATTaacagagatcagctgtggctctctggcctgggcgctgaggtccaatccctcccatctcagaaaactggacctgagttggaaccagttgaaggattcaggagtgaagcggctctgtggttttctccactctccaaactgccgactggaatctctgag attaaggagctgcagtttatcagagatcagctgtggctctctggcctcggcgctgaggtccaatccctcccatctgagggttctggacctgggtcagaaccagctgaaggattcagagctgaagctgctgtctgatctcgtaaagaatccacactatgggctggagacattgagacggtag
- the LOC130519844 gene encoding NLR family CARD domain-containing protein 3-like isoform X4, with translation MSRLFLLNHLDSHLKMSECVMEEEERAESTVSSCVSKKSDRSKGHPINFGIEPQGSPLKMDEDRAASTVPSCVSLKSDHSIGRGIDFRSSDKFERGEHILSNWDQAAPPGESSCSQSGSRSGDAEMKPKQRSDLQEVIEGHKMSLKRRCEHVTEGTNEAGSGTLLNKIYTELYITEGQSEEVDTQHEVRQLERTSKKNIQDTPIKCQDIFKVLSEQQRHIRVVLTNGVAGVGKTFSVQKFSLDWAEGLENQDISLVLPLSWRELNLIRHEQHSLLSLLHVFHPTLQKIRAEDLTVWKLLFIFDGLDESRFSLGFNKHQVISDVTQVSSVGVLLVNLIQGNLLPSALIWITSRPAAAYQIPPSCVDRITEVRGFTDSQKEEYFRRRFSDEDLSKRIISHIKASRSLHIMCLIPVFCWITAIVLEDMMTRDQRGELPKTLTDLYSRFLMVQIKRKKQKYGGKQRPEELTEADKELLLKLGRLAFKHLKKGNIMFYSEDLEKCGLDVSEVSVYSGVSTEIFKRESVIFQKSVYCFVHLSIQEFLAAVYMFHLYTRKDTVVINNFLKFSKPNRFSRLTWLFTNYDPVTFLDDFLRRALMKSLESKNGHLDLFVRFLHGLSLESNQRILGGLLDQMESHPETTQKVLNNLKEVNSDEISPDRSINIFHCLMEMKDQSVHQEIQEFLKSGKKSKRRLSEIHCSALAYLLQMSEEVLDELNLQQYNTSDEGRRRLIPAVRNCRKAELSGSFLSKSHWEVVASAMTSNPSHLRELDLSTNQSPTDADVELLSSAMMHPNCRLETLRLSCCSLSKISCDSLASALRSNPSHLRVLDLSENQLKDPGVKLLCGFLQDPLCELKTLSLWGCSLSETSCDSVASALKSYLSHLRVLDLSHNTLQDSGVKRLCSGLESPNCKLERLRLIDCRLTEISCGSLAWALRSNPSHLRKLDLSWNQLKDSGVKRLCGFLHSPNCRLESLRLRSCSLSEISCGSLASALRSNPSHLRVLDLGQNQLKDSELKLLSDLVKNPHYGLETLRR, from the exons atgtcaag actgttcctgcttaaccatttagactcacatttaaaaatgagcgaatgtgtgatggaagaggaagagagagcagagtccacagtgtccagctgtgtgtccaagaagagcgacaggtccaaagggcACCCTATAAACTTCGGTATCgaacctcaaggctcacctttaaa gatggacgaggacagagcagcgtccacagtgcccagctgtgtgtccctgaagagtgaccactccataGGTAGaggaatagacttcagaagttcagacaaatt tgagaggggggagcacatcctatcaaactgggaccaggcagctccaccaggagagtcctcttgttcacaatctggaagcagatctggagatgctgaaatgaagcccaaacaaa gaagtgatctgcaggaggtgatagaaggtcataagatgagtctgaagagaagatgtgaacatgtgactgaaggaactaatgaagcaggaagtggaaccctgctgaacaagatctacactgagctctacatcactgagggacaaagtgaggaggtggacacacaacatgaggtgagacagcttgagagaacctccaagaagaacatccaggacactccaatcaagtgccaggacatcttcaaagtcttatctgagcaacagagacacatcagagtggttctgaccaacggtgtcgccggcgttggaaaaaccttctcagtgcagaagttcagtctggactgggcagaaggtttggagaaccaagacatcagtctggtgcttccactctcatggagggagctgaacttgatcagacatgagcagcacagtcttctctcactgcttcatgttttccatccaacattacaaaagatcagagcagaagatctgactgtctggaaacttctgttcatctttgatggcctggatgaaagcagattttcactgggtttcaacaagcatcaggtcatctctgatgtcacacaagtatcatccgttggcgtgctcctggtgaacctcatccaggggaacctgcttccctcagctctcatctggatcacctccagacctgcagcagcctatcagattcctccctcgtgtgttgacaggatcacagaagtacgaggcttcactgactcccagaaggaggagtacttcaggaggaggttcagtgatgaagatctgtccaagagaatcatctcacacatcaaggcctccaggagcctccacatcatgtgtctgatcccagttttctgctggatcactgctatagttctggaggacatgatgaccagagaccagagaggagagctgcccaaaaccctgactgacctctattcacgcttcctgatggttcagataaagaggaagaagcagaagtatggaggaaaacagagaccagaggaactgactgaggctgataaagaactccttctgaagttgggtcggctggcgtttaaacatctgaagaaaggaaacatcatgttctactcagaagacctggagaaatgtggactggacgtctccgaggtgtcggtgtactcaggagtttctacagagatcttcaaaagagagagtgtgatcttccagaaatcagtctactgctttgttcatctgagcattcaggagtttctggctgccgtctacatgttccacctttacaccaggaaagacacagtggttataaataacTTCCTAAAATTCTCGAAACCAAACCGCTTTTCCAGGTTAACATGGTTGTttacaaattacgatccagtcacatttcttgatgacttcctcaggagagcactaatgaaatctcttgaaagtaaaaatggccacctggacttgtttgttcgcttccttcatggtctctctctggagtccaatcagaggatcttgggtggactgttggatcagatggagagccacccagaaaccacccagaaggtcctcaacaacctgaaggaggtgaacagtgatgaaatctccccagacagaagcatcaacatcttccactgtctgatggagatgaaggatcagtcagtccatcaggagatccaagagttcctgaagtcagggaagaaatcaaagaggagactgtcagagatccactgttcagctctggcctacctgctgcagatgtcagaggaggttctggatgagctgaacctgcagcagtacaacacctcagatgagggacgacgtcgcctgattccagctgtgaggaactgcaggaaggccga actgtctggtagttttctttcaaagagtcattgggaagttgtggcctcagcaatgacgtcaaacccttctcatctacgggagctggacttaagcacGAACCAAAGCccgacagatgccgacgtagagttactgtcttctgcaatgatgcatccaaactgcagactggagacgctcag GCTGtcgtgctgcagtttatcaaagatcagctgtgactctctggcctcggcgctgaggtccaatccctcccatctgagggttctggacctgagtgagaaccagttgaaggatccaggagtgaagctgctctgtggttttctccaggatcctctctgtgagctgaagactctcag cctatggggctgcagtttatcagagaccagctgtgattctgtggcctcagctctgaagtcctacctctcccatctgagggttctggacctgagccacaacacgttgcaggattcaggagtgaagcggctctgttctggactggagagtccaaactgtaaactggagaggctcag attaattGACTGCAGATTaacagagatcagctgtggctctctggcctgggcgctgaggtccaatccctcccatctcagaaaactggacctgagttggaaccagttgaaggattcaggagtgaagcggctctgtggttttctccactctccaaactgccgactggaatctctgag attaaggagctgcagtttatcagagatcagctgtggctctctggcctcggcgctgaggtccaatccctcccatctgagggttctggacctgggtcagaaccagctgaaggattcagagctgaagctgctgtctgatctcgtaaagaatccacactatgggctggagacattgagacggtag